The sequence TAAAACATCAATAATACTTTTGAGGATGTAGCAACCCAACCCTAGTTCAACTTAAGACTTGCATTCAGACTAAAACACGCCTTACTAGATACATGGAAAAAGGCTTCTTCATACATTGAACAAGAAAATTATCATGTAGTGCTAAACACATGCAAGGAAATCGAAGCAATGTCGTTGGTTTGTTTTGCAAATACAAAAGACTATTGTGTTGATGAAGGCAATCTTTTGAAAGCTAGAGGTGAATTATGAGTATCAATCTCTAAAACTGAGTTCATATAAATTATTACAAAAGCCAATTTGTGCcacaattaaaaaaacaatattagTACATCAAATTAAGTATGGAAATACATATATTACTGATCATCTCTGTGTTTAACAATTCCTTTTGATATCAAATCAGGAATTTCTACGGCCAACCAAGGACCCAAACCAAGTGCTATTGCATGTGCGATCCCGAATCTAGGAACGTTCCTACTCCATAGGGGTTTGAAATGGTCCGTAAGGCATATTTTTCCGCCCCTATACATTTTCGCTGTTTTTCCATCAAGCTCAGGCAATGCAAGTTCTGGATTAGTACTGGGATATGAAACAGGTATATCGAAGTTCAAATCGAACTCATACTTCTTCATATCTTGTATATACCTGCAAAAAGACTCACAAACTAATGGGCTTACCAACATTTTCCATACCAACGAGTCCCAAGTTGATTTGATTCAATACGAAACCAATCGTTGTCTGCCGCTTTGTTATTTTCCACGTATTTTATTAGGGCTTGGTACTCCTCCTTCAGCCTTTGTATCCACATGTCTCCATCTAGAGGACCAGCTTTTGTTTTGAGAAGTGGAATTGCAGCAAGAGTTTTCTTTGTAGCTTCGTCAACCATTACAAAGTCAATACGTCACCAGTTTCCGATCACGTAGCACGTGGTTTACATAGCCCGCTGCGAATTGTCCAAACAAATTCGTATTTGTGTTTTGGGCACAGTGGGCCTACGGGCTACGTTATTCATCTTCTAGTAAGCTTCTGTTAGTGTTTatctttcttttcaattagtcaAT comes from Schistosoma haematobium chromosome 3, whole genome shotgun sequence and encodes:
- the UFC1 gene encoding Ubiquitin-fold modifier-conjugating enzyme 1 (EggNog:ENOG41033PI~COG:O~BUSCO:EOG091G0MP6) — its product is MVDEATKKTLAAIPLLKTKAGPLDGDMWIQRLKEEYQALIKYVENNKAADNDWFRIESNQLGTRWYGKCWYIQDMKKYEFDLNFDIPVSYPSTNPELALPELDGKTAKMYRGGKICLTDHFKPLWSRNVPRFGIAHAIALGLGPWLAVEIPDLISKGIVKHRDDQ